The Pongo abelii isolate AG06213 chromosome 19, NHGRI_mPonAbe1-v2.0_pri, whole genome shotgun sequence genome includes the window cctctgcctccgggttcaagcgattctcctgcctcagcctcccgagtagttgggattacaggcatgcaccaccacgcccggctaatttttgtatttttagtagagacaaggtttcaccgtgatggccaggctggtcttgaactccaggactcaagtgatgcccctgcctaggcctctcagtgttgggactacaggcgtgagccactgcacctggcctgcacgCGCTCTTTGAAAGCAGTCGAGGGGGCGCTAGGTGTGGGCAGGGACGAGCTGGCGCGGCGTCGCTGGGTGCACAGCGACCATGGGCAGAGCCACGCGGCGGGAGGACTACAACTCCCGGCACACCCCGCGCCGCCCCGCCTCTATTCCCAGAAGGCCGCGGGGGGTGGACCGCCTAAGAAGGCGTGCGCTCCCGACGTGCCCCGCGGCGCGCCATTAACCGCCAGGTTTGAATCGCGGGACCCGTTGGCAGAGGTGGCGGCGGCGGCATGGGTGCCCCGACGTTGCCCCCTGCCTGGCAGCCCTTTCTCAAGGACCACCGCATCTCTACATTCAAGAACTGGCCCTTCTTGGAGGGCTGCGCCTGCACCCCGGAGCGGGTGAGACTGCCCGGCCCCCTGGGGTCCCCCACGCCCGCCTTGCCCTGTCCCTAGCGAGGCCACTGTGACTGGGCCTCGGGAGTACGGAGCCGCCCTCCCCTCCCCGTCCTGTCCCCAGCGAGGCCACTGTGGCTGGGACCCTTGAGTCCGGGCCGGCCTCCCCTCCCTGCTTTGTCCCCATCGAGGCCTTTGTGGCTGGGCCTCGGGGTTCCGGGCTGCCAAGTCCACTCACGAGCTGTGCTATCCCTTGCAGATGGCCGAGGCTGGCTTCATCCACTGCCCCACTGAGAACGAGCCAGACTTGGCCCAGTGTTTCTTCTGCTTCAAGGAGCTGGAAGGCTGGGAGCCAGATGACGACCCCATGTAAGTCTTCTCTGGCCAGCCTCGATGGGCTTTGTTTTGAACTGAGCTGTCAAAAGATTTGAGTTGTGAAGACACCTAGTATGGGAGGGTTGCTTTCCAGCCTCATTGCTTCTTAAACAGCTGTTGGGAACGGATACCTCTCTGTATGCTGGTGCCTTGGTGATGCTTACCACCTAATTAAATCTCATTTGACCAAAATGCCTTTGGGGTGGATGTTAAAGTCTCATTCACGTAAGATGCCTGATGCCTTTCATGTTCAACAGATACATTAGCAGATCCTGTTGTTGTGAACTCCCAGGAATGTCCAAGTGCTtttcttgagatttttttaaaaacggTTTAATTGAAATATAACCCACATAGCACAAAAATTACCCTTTGAAAGTGTGCActtcacactttgggaggctgaggcaggcggatcacctgaggtcaggagctcaagaccagcctggccaacttggtgaaaccccgtctctactaaaaatacaaaaattagccgggcatggtagcgcacgcccgtaatcccagctactcgggaggctgaggcaggagaatcgcttgaacctgggaggcggaggttgcagtgagccgagatcatgccaatgcactccagcctcggcaacagagcgagactccatcataaaaataaaaaattgaagaaaaaaagaaagcatatacTTCAgtgttgttttggatttttttcttcaagatgcctagttaatgaaaatgaaattctgtACTCGGATGAGTACAGAATTTGTCTTTCCACACTGTAACGCCATATTCTTTTCTCACCTTTTTTTCTGTCAGATTCAGTTGCTTccacaactttaatttttttcctcttgagaaTCACCccagttgtttttgttgttggccAGAAGAGAGTAgctgttttttttcttagtatgTTTGCTATGGTGGTTATACTGCATCCCCGTAATCATTGGGAAAAGATCAGTGGTATTCTTCTTGAAAATGAATAAGTGTTATCATATTTTCAGATTAGAGTTACAACTGGCTGTCCTTTTGGACTTTGTGGGGCCATGTTTTCATTGTAATACAGTTCTGGTAATGGTGATAATCAGTTATGCAGGGAGACTCCCCTAGCAGAAAATGAAAGTATGAGCTAGGGGGTTACTTGGGGAACCCTGGGCAATAATGCCTTTCTCTGCCCTTAATCCTTACAgtgggccaggcgtagtggctcacgtctgtaatcccagcactgtgggaggctgaggcgggcagatcacgaggtcaggtgatcgagaccatcctggctaacatggtgaaaccccatctctactaaaaaaaaaaatagaaaaaattagctgggcgtggtggcgggtgcctgtagtcccagctactcgagaggctgaggcaggagaatggtgtgaacccaggaggcggagcttgcagtgagcagagatcacgccactgcactccagcctgggcgacagagcgagactccatctcaggaaaaaaaaaaaaatccttacagTGGATTACATAACAATTCCAGTGAAATGAAATTACTTCAAACAGTTCCTTGAGAATGTTGGAGGGATTTGACATGTaattcctttggatgtataccatGTAACATTTTTCCAACGAATTGCTAAAGAAGTCCAGATAAAATAGATACATTAGCCACACAGATGTGGGGGGAGATGTCCATAGGGAGAGAGAAGGTGCTAAGAGGTGCAATATGGGAATGTGGCTTGGGCAAAGCACTGATGCCATCAACTTCAGACTTGACGTCTTACTCCTGAGGCAGAGCAGGGTGTTCCTGTGGAGGGCGTGGGAAGGTGGCCCGTGGGGAGTGGACTGCTGCTTTAATCCCTTCAGCTGCCTTTCCGCTGTTTTGATTTTTCTAGAGAGGAACATAAAAAGCATTCGTCCGGTTGCGCTTTCCTTTCTGTCAAGAAGCAGTTTGAAGAATTAACCCTTGGTGAATTTTTGAAACTGGACAGAGAAAGAGCCAAGAACAAAATTGTATGTATTGGGAATAAGAACTGTTCAAACCCTGTTCAATGTCTTTAGCACTAAACTACCTAGTCCCTCAAAGGGACTCTGTGTTTTCCtcaggaagcttttttttttttttttttttttcctgagatagagtagtttcactcttgttgcccaggctggagtgcaatggtgcaatcttggctcactgcaacctccgcctctcgggttcaagtgattctcctgcctcagcttcccaagtagctgggattacaggcacgtgccaccacacccagctaatttttgtatttttagtagagatggggtttcaccacattgcctaggctggtcttgaactcctgacctcgtgattcgcccaccttggcctcccaaagtgctgggattacaggcatgaaccaccacgcctggcttttttttgttgttctgagacacagtttcactctgttacccaggctggagtggagtggcgcgatctcggctcactgcaacctccgcctcctgggctcaagcgatttgcctgcttcagcctcccaagtagctgggattacaggcatgtgccaccacacccaggtaatttttgtatttttggtagagacaaggtttcaccatgttggccaggctggtcttgaactcctgacctcaggtgatccgcccgtctcagcctcccaaagtgctgagattacaggtgtgagccaccacgcctggcctcaggaagtatttttatttttaaatttatttatttatttgagatggagtcttgctctgtcgcccaggctggactgcagcgacgcggtctcggctcactgcaagctccgccccccgggttcaagccattctcctgcatcaggctgccgagtagctgggactacaggcacccgccaccacgcccagctaatttttttgtatttttagtagagacggggtttcaccgtgttagccaggatggtctcgatctcctgacctcgtgatccgcctgcctcggcctcccagagtgctgggattacaggtgtgagccaccacgcccggctcttttttttttttttttgagacagggactcactctatcacctgggctgcagtgcagtggtacaccatagctcactgcagccttgaactcctgagctcaagtgatcctcccacctcatcctcccaagtaattgggactacaagcgcaccccaccatgcccacctaatttatttatttatttgtttatttatttttgtagagatgagggttccctatgttgtccaggctggtcttgaactcctgagctcgagggATCcctttgccttggcctcccaaagtgctgagattacaggcatgagccaccgtgcccagctgggaaTCATTTTTAAAGCCCCTAGGATGTCTGTGTGATTTTAAAACTCCTGGAGTGTGGCCGGTATAAGTATATACCGGTATAAGTATATACCGGTATAAGTATAAGTAAATCCCACATTTTGTGTCAGTATTTACTAGAAACTTAGTCATTTATCTGAAGTTGAAATGtaactgggctttttttttttttttttttttttgagacggagtctcactttgtcacccaggctggagtgcagtggcacgatctcggctcactgcaacctctgcctcccggggtcaagcgattctcctgcctcatcctcccgagtagctgggactacaagcacgcaccaccatgcctggctaatttttgtatttttagtagagacggggtttcaccatgctggccaagctggtctcaaactcctgaccttgtgatctgcctgctttagcctcccagagtgctggaattacaggcatgagccaccatgcctggccttttttaaatttttttaattttttttttgagacagagccttgctctgtcgcccaggctggagtgcagtggcacgatctcggctcactacaagctctgcctcccgggttcacgccattctcctgcctcagcctcctgagtagctgggactacaggcgcccaccaccacgcccggctaattttttttggtatttttattagagacagggtttcatcatgttggccaggctggtctcaaactcctgacctcaagtgatctgcatgcctcggcctcccaaagcgctgggattacaggtgtgatctactgcacccggcctgggcgTCATATATTCTTATTTGCTATGTCTGGCAGCCCCACACAGAATAAGTACTGGGGGATTCCATATCCTTGTAGCAAAGCCCTGGGTGGAGAGTCAGGAGACATCGTAGTTCTGTCTCTGTCACTTGCAGACTTTGAGTTTAAGCCAGTCGTGGTCATGCTTTCCTTGCTGAATAGAGGTTAGACACCCCCATCCCATGGTTTCTCAGGTTCCTTTTCAGCTTGAAAATTGTATTCCTTTGTAGAGATCAGCGTAAACTAATTCTGTCCTTATATGTGGCCTTATTTTAATTTGAGGCAGAGTGTCACTtagtcgcccaggttggagtgtggtggtgcgatcttggctcactgcgacctccacctcccaggttcaagcgattctcgtgcctcaggctcccaagtagctgagattataggtgtgtgccaccaggcccagctaacttttgtatttttagtagaaacagggttttgccatgttggctaagctggtctcgaactcctggcctcaagtgatctgcccgccttggcctcccaaagtgctgggattacaggcatgagccaccacacctggcctcaatatAGTGGCTTTTAAGTGCTAAGGACTAAGATTGTGTTTTgtcaggaagagggaagaggccAGTTGTGGGTGAAGCATGCTGTGAGAGAGCTTGTCACCTGGTTGAGGTTGTGGGAGCTGTAGCGTGGGAACTGGAAAGTGGGCTAGGGATCATCTTTTTCCAGGTCAGGGGTCAGCCAGCTTTTCTGTAGCATGCCATAGACCATCTCTTAGCCCTCGTGGGTCAGAGTCTCTGTTGCATATTGTCTTTTGTTGTAGTTTTTCACAACCTTTTAGAaacataaaaagcatttttagcCCATGGGCTGGAGAAAAAGCCATGGCGGGCTGGATGGATTTGGCCAGCAGGCCCTTGCTTGCCAAGCCCTGTTTTAGACAAGGAGCAGCTTGTGTGCCTGGGACCATCATGGCACAGGGGAGGAGCAGAGTGGATGTGGAGGCGTGAGCTGGAAACCAGGTCCCAGAGCGCTGAGGAAGACAGAGGATTGTTGCCCTTGCAAATAGAGCGACTGAAATCTGACACCATCCAGTTCCAGAAAGCCCTGAAGTGCTGGTGGACGCCGCAGGGTGCTCCGCTCTAGGGTTACAGGGATGAAGATGCAGTCTGGTAGGGGAAGTCGACTCACCTGTTGGAAGATATGATTAAGAAAAGTAGACtttcagggccaggcgtggtggttcacgcctgtaatcccagcactttgggaggccgaggcaggcggatcacgaggtcaggagatcgagaccatcgtggctaacacggtgaaaccccttctctactaaaaatataaaaaattagccgggcgtggtggcgggcgcctgtagtcccagctactcgggaggctgaggcaggagaatggtgtgaaccggggcggcggagcttgcagtgagccgaggtcgcgccactgcactccagcctgggcaacagagcgagactgtctcaaaaaaaaaaaaaagaaaggaaaagtaggCTTTCATGATGTGTGAGCTGAAGGAGCAGGAGGCAGAAGTAGAGGCCTCAGCCCCCGCAGGAGACCCctcggtctccatctcctgatagTCAGACCCAGCCAGACTGGAATGAGGGGAGACATTCCAGCCTTCGAGAAAAGTGGGGAGATTTAAAAACTGCTTGGCTTTTATTTTGaactgtttttttgtgtgtgttttccccAATTCAGAATACAGAATACTTTTAtggatttgtttttattactttaattCTGAAacaatataatctttttttttttttgagacagggtcttactctgtcacccaggctgagtgcagtggtgtgatcttggctcacctcagcctcgaccccctgggctcaaatgatcctcccacctcagcctcccaagtagctgggaccataggcgcgtGTGCTGCGCTCTACGAATCCTGAAGACAAGGATGCTGTTGCTGGTGATGCTGGGGATTGCCAAGATCCCAGATTTGATGGCAGGATGCCCCTGTCTGCTGCCTTGCCAGGGTGCCAGGAGGGCAGTGCTGTGGAAGCTGAGGCCTGGCCATCCAGGGCGATGCACTGGGTGCTGATTCTTGTTCCTGCCGCTGCCTTGGTGCTTAGCTTttgaaacaatgaaataaattagaACCAGTGTGAAAATCGATCAGGGaataaatttaatgtggaaataaACAGAACAACTTAGTTCTTCATAAGAGTTTACTTGGTAAATACTTGTGATGAGGACAAAATGAAGCACTAGAAGGAGAGGCAAGTTGTAGACCTGGGCGgcaggagttttttgtttgttttcattggcaaggtcttgctctgttgctcaggctggagtacagtggcgcaatcacagctcactatagcctcgacctcctggactcaagtaatcctcctgcctcagcctcccagtagctgggactacaggtgcatgccaccatgcctggctaattttaaatttttttttttttctttttttttgagacggaatctcactctgtcgcccaggctggagtgcagtggcatgatctcggctgacggcaagctccgcctcccatgttcgctccattctcctgcctcagcctcctgagtagctgggactacgggcgtccgccaccatgcccggccaattttttgtatttttttagtagagacggggtttcactgtgttagccaggatggtctcgatctcctgacctcgtgatccgcctgcctcggcctcccaaagtgctgggattacaggtgtgagccaccatgcctggcctgttttgttcTTCAATAGCAAGAGTTGTGTTTGCTTCGCTCCTACCTTTAgtggaaaaatgtataaaatggagatattgaCCTCCACATTGGGGTGGTTAAATTATAGCATGTATGCAAAGGAGCTTCGTTAATTTTAGGCTTttttgaaagagaagaagaaactgaataatctatgtgtatatatatattttaaaagccatgGTTATCTTTCCATATCAATAAAGGTGAGGCTCCCTGGGACTGCAGAGTTGTCCATCACAGTCCATTACAAGTGCGctgttgggccaggtgcagtggcttgtgccttaatcccagcactttgggaggccaaggcagaaggattgattgagcccaggagttttgaggcaagcctgggcaatgtggccagacctcatctcttcaaaaaatacacaaaaaattagccaggcatggtggcacgtgcctgtagtctcaactactcaggaggctgaggtgggaggatcactttgagccttgcaggtcaaagctgcagtgagccatgatcttgccactgcattccagcctgggtgacagagcaagaccctgtctcttaaaaaaaaaaaccaaacggTGCACTGTTTTCttatcaatttattattttttaataaattttcttttaataatttataaattataaatttgtataaaataaatgacaaattattACTTATACATGAGGCAAAACTTAggatatattagaatatataaagtacatattgaaaagtaattttttggctgggcacagtggctcacacctgtaatcccagcactttgggaggctgattaCATGAgatcatgagttcgagaccaacctgaccaacatggagagaccccatctctactaaaaatacaaaattagccggggtggtggcgcatgcctgtaatcccagctactcgggaggctgaggcaggagaatctcttgaacccgggaggcagaggttgcggtgagccaagatcgtgcctttgcactccagcctaggcaacaagagcgaaagtccgtctcaaaaaaaaagtaatttttttttaagttaacctCTGTCAGCAAACAAATTTAACCCAATAAgggtctttgttttttaatgtagtaGAGGAATTAGGGTTTATAAAAAATATGATAGGGAAGGGGGTCCCTGGATTTGCTAATGTGATTGTCATTTGCCCCTTAGGAGAGAGCTCTGTTAGCAGAATGAAAAAATTGGAAGCCAGATTCAGGGAGGGACTGGAAGCAAAAGAATTTCTGTTCGAGGAAGAGCCTGATGTTTGCCAGGGT containing:
- the BIRC5 gene encoding baculoviral IAP repeat-containing protein 5 (The RefSeq protein has 1 substitution compared to this genomic sequence), with product MGAPTLPPAWQPFLKDHRISTFKNWPFLEGCACTPERMAEAGFIHCPTENEPDLAQCFFCFKELEGWEPDDDPIEEHKKHSSGCAFLSVKKQFEELTLGEFLKLDRERAKNKIAKETNNKKKEFEETAKKVRRAIEQLAAMD
- the BIRC5 gene encoding baculoviral IAP repeat-containing protein 5 isoform X1 encodes the protein MGAPTLPPAWQPFLKDHRISTFKNWPFLEGCACTPERMAEAGFIHCPTENEPDLAQCFFCFKELEGWEPDDDPMQRKPTIRRKNLRKLRRKCAVPSSSWLPWIEASGWSCLVPEWLHYFQGLFPGATSLPVGPLAMS
- the BIRC5 gene encoding baculoviral IAP repeat-containing protein 5 isoform X2, whose protein sequence is MGAPTLPPAWQPFLKDHRISTFKNWPFLEGCACTPERMAEAGFIHCPTENEPDLAQCFFCFKELEGWEPDDDPIEEHKKHSSGCAFLSVKKQFEELTLGEFLKLDRERAKNKIERALLAE